Genomic segment of Salvia splendens isolate huo1 chromosome 12, SspV2, whole genome shotgun sequence:
ctggccgatcgggagcctgcaatggcggccagccgatcggcgagcgcatcggccagcgctcgggaatcggcgtgcgctcgccgatttggcgatggccggctgcaatggttcggcaagcggaccggccagcgccgggaattgGCTAgtcggtccgctcgccgccattgtggatgctcttatagtaACAAAGCAACATTGTTTTAGGCTTTAGCCATAATTAGCAAGCCATGTCAATACTATTATCTGTTGGAATCTTTACCAATTTGTAAAATAAGAGCaattcaataattaaacaattagcataaatttaatattggtATATAACATCATAATTTGTTGAGAGTTAAGGAATTTAtactcaatttttttatttctatttttgttttgaGTTGTGAATGGCATCAGCACTAGTAGAAATTGATGAGCGTCACATATAATGGTAATTAAAAAGCATGTGAAATTGGACCTGGTATATCGACAAGAATCTAGTGgtcaaataaataatagtagtatatatataattcgaaAATGCAGatcaatattttttctattgAACTATTAAGATAAGTGGAACCAGCCATATATAGATACGTGGCGTACCAAAGTGGTTGGCTGAGTGAAGGAAAGCAAAATAATTTGTCTAACCCTTAAAGCTAAACATAAATATCGTATAATCGTACAATAAAGTTAATGCTCATACTATTTGTAGTAAGACTAAATATATGTCCCACAAATCGACTTGGGCTCTAATAGAAGTAATAACATTATAGGATGATGTGAATATAAAAAAGGCTAAATTGTCGAAAAAATTTACAAAGTTTGATTAAGTTTTGTCAGTCACAACTTTTAAAAAATCACTAATATAATAACTTTAACATATTTTTTCAATTGAcccattttatttatatttggaatAAATTGTGTATGATGTGGAAAACGAAATCTATTATTTTTTGCAAATTTATATGTCACTCGTATCAATGggataattgaaaaaatattatatgtaCGATATAAATGGTTGTTTATTTAAAGTTGTGATATTgactaaaatttaattaaactttcTATAATTTTTATGACAATTTACTCTtacaaaaatgataaatatcaataaatctCGTATTCacttataataaatatatttgttgGATTTCTTTTTTAACAGTAATTAAGAAAAACTCACGATAACTAttcaatttaatgaaattaCTAATAGAGTGGTCAAGTTTGTAAACACCGGCACTGTACTTCACTAATCAATAATCATCAACTGATTAAACTCATCCCGATTTAATCCGGAAAGTTAAAACGCAtgatactatttttttttatgtcatatcttattttattttctttacctATATAAATGAAATCATCCATAAACAAGTGGTACGTGCACGTCTGTTTCTACTTTTTAGCGCTTGAAATAGGACTTTCCCcttggaaataagtgacaagTCAATTGGAATAATCTGTTTTCGTATATGTCCAAAACAGGTATTTCTTCACATCAAATAAGCATTAGAAATTTCATGCTTGCAAAGTCATGTTTTAGCTTTTATATTTCCAAAATTTATTGATTTCGGCATGCTACTAATGATTGTACTTGTAAATTCTTGGTTGGTGTTTTAATTTGTTTCTAGACTTGGTAAATGATAGTAGTATACTATTATTCAAGCGAACCACACAAAAAAGTCTGACATGCACTTCCTTAACTTCAAAGATCCGTTTGATCTgaatataaatcaaaatattttgtttgaaacatataaattccaaatatagaaaattaGATATGCCAGGTATGGTGAGGGATATTATTAATATAGTGGGTTAAATGAATTTAAGATATTTGTATTGACCCATAAATTGAGTTAAGTCCAAATATATTTCTGCTTTTAGGCTTTTAATTAGTTTGGGTCATAACAGTAAGTAATTAGTAGTACGTGATTATATATCCCCTATTTACTCATATCCCCCATTTGAAATacccattaaaaaaattaataggatTAAATAAAACTTGTGGAGGATAACTTTTACTTtatgattttcattttttatactatCATGTTATTATTAGGTATAAATAAGACTTGTAGGATGGGtatgattttcattttttatactatCATGTTATTATTAGAGCTGCCCCCGACGATGGGCAGCTCCCGGTAGCGTTCCCCGATGGGATTGCGGCCGAGGATGTCGAGCGTGCTGCCGTTGTACTCTCCATCCGTGAAAATGAACGTGACGCCCATCAGCATGCTCACCTCCTCCAACGATGACGTGGCATAGAAGCCCTGCGCGTAGCCCACACGCTTAGAGGAGATCTCGGGCCCCACAGTGAGGGGGTCGTCGGTGATCGTCAGCACACCAAAGTACGGAGGCTGGTCAGAGAAGACGGGGGCGGTCGCCACTTGCACGGCCGAGAGGTTCATCTCC
This window contains:
- the LOC121757799 gene encoding dirigent protein 19-like produces the protein MSNAINQSPKAVENWMENLKQSKPKVTKLQFYYHNSRNPEMNLSAVQVATAPVFSDQPPYFGVLTITDDPLTVGPEISSKRVGYAQGFYATSSLEEVSMLMGVTFIFTDGEYNGSTLDILGRNPIGERYRELPIVGGSSNNNMIV